The Candidatus Deferrimicrobiaceae bacterium genomic sequence ACCGCGGACAGGGCGTCGTCGAGCAGCAGGAGCTCGGCGCCGGTGCAGAGGGCGCGGGCGATGGTCACGCGCTGCTTCTGCCCCCCGGACAGCGAGATGCCGCGCTCGCCGATGACCGTGTCGAGGCCGTGGGGCATCGCTGCGATCTCGTCCGCGATGCGGGCATGCCCGATGGCCGCCTCCGCCACGGCCCGGTCGGCCTCCGGCACCCCGTAGCAGACGTTCTCGAGGATCGAGTCGGAGAAGAGGAACGGGTCCTGCCCCACCAGGGATATCGTGCGGCGAAGCTCCCCGAGCGGCGCCGCGTCTACGTCGCGGCCCTTGAAGAAGATGGTGCCCGCCGGGGCCGGCTGGAGGCGGAGCAGCAGCGACAGCAGCGTGCTCTTCCCGCTGCCGGTGCGGCCGACGAGCCCCGTGACCTCCCCCTTCCGGATGGAAAACGTCACGTCGCGCAGCACCTCGCCGCGCTCGCCCGCCCCGTAGGAGAAAGAGAGCCCGCGGACCTCGACCAACGGCGCCTCGCCCCCGTCGCCCCGCGCGGGCGCCTCGCCGGCGCCGGCGTCATCGGCGTCATCGGCGGGCTCGGCGGGCTCGGTCGGCTGGTCCAGGTATTCCCCGAGCCGCCCCATCGCCGCCGCCCCGCGCTGGAACAGGTTGATGACCCAGCCGAGCGCCATCGTCGGGAAGGAAAGCATGGCCAGATAGGCGTTGAACGCCACAAAGCCGCCCGTCGTCAGCCCCCCGAGGATCACCTGGCGGCCCGCCAGCAGGAGCACGAAGGCGACCGCCAGCCCCGAGATCAGGCCGATCAGGGCGTGGAACGTCGCCGACGTCCGGGAGAGCGAGATGTTCCGCCCGTAGTAGTCGCGAGTGGCGACGTCGATCCGCGCCGCCATCTCCCGTTCGAGGCCGTACGCCTTGACGAGCCGGATGCCGGAGATGTCCTCGTGCAGCGCCTCGTTCATCGCCGAAAGCGACTGCTGGCTCTCGCGATGCAGTCGGTGGAAGCGCCGGCCGTATTCCCGCGAGGCCAGCACCACGAAAGGCGCCGCGGCCAGCGCGGCGAGCGTCAGCGACACGCTGATGCGGAACATGAAGACGATCGAGAGCAACCAGGAGACGACCGTCCCCGTCAGCATCAAGACGCCGGGGCCCATGAAGAGCCAGATCGACGAGAGATCGTTCGTCAGCCGCGACATGACGTCGCCCGTCGGCACCCGTGAGAAGAAGGAAAGCGGCAGGCGCGCCACGTGCGCGAAGACGTCGCCCCGGAGCGCCTGCTCGATCCGCTTGGCGGACACGAGCAGGCCGCGCCGGGAGAGCCAGCGCAGAAGGGCGTGTCCCAGCGCCAGCAGCAGGATGAGCGAGACGGTCCGGCGTAGGCGGGACGCCCCGTCCGGCATCGCCAGCCCGTCGATCGCGTCCCGGATCAGCCACGGGATGAAAACCCCGCAGACGGCCGCGGCCACTAGTCCCGCCGCGCTGAGTATGATCGCGGCGGCGTGTCGCGCGACGTAAGGTCGGAGGCGCGCGAGGAGCGTCAAGAGATCGGGTTGGGCGAGAAGGTAAGGATGAAGAGGAGGAGCGAGAGCGCCCCGATCGCCTTGCGCCCCCGCGACAACGGCACGTCGTCGAACATCGGCGCGGGGTGCCGTGTGCCGATGATGAAGAGGATCATCGCCCAGACGAACCAGGACGGGTTGACGAGCCCCATGAGCAGCAGGGCGTAGGGGATCAGGCGGGCCGTCTCCGAGTATCGGCCGCCGAACATCGCGTAGGCGATGTGGCCGCCGTCAAGCTGCCCCGACGGGATCAGGTTGAGCATGGTGACGAGCAGACCGATCCATCCGGCGTACGCCACCGGGTGAAGCACGACGTCCTGGCCCACCGGCAGCACCCCGAACACGGCGCGGATCGCCGCCTTCAGGATCAGCGGCTCCCCCAGCTGGAAATGCTCGCCTCCCAGCCCGGACAGTTGCCGGACGTGCGACAGCGTCAGGCCGAACAGGAGCACGGGAATGGCGACCGCCGCGCCCGCGAGCGGACCGGCCGCCCCGATGTCCATCAGGGCGTTGCGCGTCGGGAACGGCGAGCGGATCTTGATGACCGCCCCCATCGTTCCGGGATTGGGCGGGATCGGGAGGAACGGGATGAAATAGGGCAGCGTCACGTCGACGCGGTGCAGCCTCCCCGCGACATAATGGCCCATCTCGTGGACGCCGAGGATGGCGAGCAACGGCAGGGAGAACTGGAGTCCGAGCGCGATCTGCTCGGGATGACGCAGGATGTCGACGTTCGACATCAACGCCCCGGAAAGGAGCGTCGTGATGAAGGTCGCAGCGAACAGAAGGATATTGAGCACCATGGGCCACCTGTTTGTTAATCTGTTGATTATATGACAGCCGCACCGAAGGAAGGATTCGCACGACGATGAAGCTGCTCCGCCCCTATCCCGCCGGGATGTCCGTCCTGCTCCACATCTGCTGCGCGCCCGACGCCGCCCACGGGGTCCCTGCGCTTCAGGCCGAGCGGTTCGATGTCACCGGCTACTTCTTCAATCCGAACATCCATCCCGACGCGGAATATGCGAAGCGTCTGGAGGCCACGCGGAAGCTGCAGGAGGGCATCCCCTTTCCCCTGCGCGTCGAGGGAGGTCGAGAGGCCGACTGGGAGGCCGCGGTGCGCGGCATGGAGCACGAGAAGGAGCGCGGGAAGCGGTGCGAGGCGTGCGTGCGGCTCCGGCTGCGCCGTACCGCCGAGGTCGCGCTCGAAGGAGGATTCGACGCCTTCGCCAGCGTGTTGACCGTCAGCCGCTTGAAGAGCGCCCGGATGGTCAACCCGATCGGGCGCGAGGAGGGCGAGCGCGCCGGCGTCGCCTTCATCGACGCCGACATGGGCAAGAACGACGGCTACAACGACAGTGTCCGCACGACCACCCGCCTCGGCATTTATCGGCAGGATTATTGCGGATGCCGCTTCTCGATCCGGGGGGTAAAGTCGGCGGGCGAAAATGCCGAAGAGTAGGTAAATGGCGGAAGCGTGCGGGAATCGAACCCACCATCAGCGTTTCCGCCGACCGACCGGATTTGAAGTCCGGGGAGGCCACCAGCGCCCCATCCGCTTCCGTCTCGATGCGGAAAGAAATTATAGCAGAAGGAGAACAAACCCGATGAAACGCACCGCACTGCTTCCCGCCCTGGCGCTCGCCATGCTGCTGTTCGCAGCCCCCGCCTTCGCAGGTCCCGGCTTCGACGTCGGCGCCCGCGCCTACTACTGGTTTCCCAAGATGACCGGGACGGTCGAAACGCTGACCGGCGGCCTCAGCGACAACGTGTTCAACGTCAAGGACGACCTCGGCGTCGAGAACAAGAACTTCGCGGTGGGCGAGGCGTTCGCCCGGCTCGGCCGATTCAAGGTCCGCGCCGGCTACACGCCCTTGAATCTCACCGGCGATTCGACCCTTTCGCGCAGTTTCCGGTTCAACGGGCAGCCTTTTACCGCCAATGAACGGGTCCACTCGAAGCTCGACCTGAAGTCGATCGACGGCGAGATCGGCGTCGACCTCCTCCGTCCCGAGATCCCGGTGCTCGCCAACGTCTATGTCGGGCTGCTGGCCAAGGTGAAATACGTCGACGGCTCGGTCGAGATCACGGACCTGACGAATCCCGCATCGGCAAAGAAGGATTTCAGTGCGCCGATACCGATGGTGGGCGCCCAGGCCGGCATCGGGTTCCTCGGCGACTGGATCCGAGTCGACGGGAAGGCGGCGGGCATCGCCTATTCGGGCAAGCACCTCTACGAAGGCGAGATCTACGCCTCGTTCTCGCCGTTCCCCTTCATCAAGGTGCAGGGCGGCTACCGGGCGATCGACCTGAAGTATGACGACAACGACTTCAAGGCCGCGCTCAAGATCAAGGGCCCGTACGTCGGCCTGCAGGCCGCTTTTTAGCGGATGCCCTCGCTTCCGTTAGCGGATGCGGCGGGTTCCCCGTACTTTTCGCTTGTACCGGCGCGCCGCCGGGGTAAAATGGTCCTTCGTTTTTCGGGCGCTTAACTCAGCGGTAGAGTGCCACCTTCACACGGTGGAAGTCACAGGTTCAAATCCTGTAGCGCCCACCACTCTTTTCAACCACTTGCGGCCCTTTCCGAGTCGATCCCGGGAAGGGCCGCAGTCTTTTATCACACCCTTTATCACATGGAATCGGGGGCCACCCGGTAAGACGCTGGAAGGTCATACCGCATACACGAGCAGCCGGGAACGAATATCTGCAGCCGAGGCTGTAAGATCCACCGTCGCGAACCGGATGTCGTGCCCCTGAATGACCGCGGTTTCATCGACCATTTCCCCTACCGAGGGATGGAGCAGCAATCCGCCGGCGTGATCGGCCATGGAATCTCCACGTCCGACCTGGGATCGCAGATATGCGTATATTTGATACAAGTAACCGCTTCGCAGCGATTCCTCCCGATACCAGCCCTTGGTCACGATCGAAGTGAATTTGGTATCGATTACGATCCTGCGTCCGGACTCGACGTGATCCAGGATGATATCGGTCCGCATCGATGGAAGGATTCGATCGATCCCGGGGGTCTTCTTCTCGACGTCCCAGTCTAGCGTCTTCCCACAACGGACATTCCAACCCTCAGCCCCCAGGGCGGCCGCATAAAGTCCCCCAACCGCCTTTTCGAAGAGAAGCCGGACCCACGCTTCATCCCGGTTCGGGAGGGATAGACTGTTCGTATCCCCATCCTCGACAGGCAGCAGGAGATCGTAGGCGAGTCTCGCGGCGGCAACGATGAACCGGTCGTCCGCATCGTTTCGTCCAATGCGGTCCCGGCTGATCTCGGCACGAGTGGGCGGATTGCCGGATACCCCCATTGCCTTCATGGTTCCCGCAAGGGATCGGCACCGGTGGCGAATCGTTGAAGCCTTCACAATCCTTGATATCCGCTCCAGTGCCAGGCGGACGAACCGGTTGCGGGGAGTATCGTTCGTCAGTTCATCGAACCGGCATGCGATCAGTCCCCGGGAGAGCAACTGGCGGCGTTCGGTATCCAACACGTCGATCCGCCCCCGAACCCGACTCAGCGTCGCTTGGCGGGAACGGTATCCCAAACCAAGATGTCGACGCAGGCGATTCTCGACCAGGTGAGCAAGGATCTCGGCGACGAGATCGGGCAGATCGTCCGGTACATCTTCCACCCCGCCCTTTCCAAACCCGCAGGTTTTGAACAGGTCGGAAGCGTAAAACATGAGGAGCCACAGATTGCGAACCGGGATACGGCCGACAAATCCCGTCGCGTTCCCGTCCGCAGGCATCACTCGATCTGAGACCAACAAATTCATCACCACTCGTGGAGCAGTTTCTCTGATGCCTTCGCCGCATCTTCGGGTGAGTCAAACCAGTATTCTTCGAGCAAGGGACCGATTTCGGTCCGGACGACCTGCCGGAACCATTCCAGCGTATCCCCTTCCTCCAGACGATAGGCCGGAGTCACATAGCTGTGGCCGATCCGGAACTGTTTCCCAAGGCGGGGATCGCCCCCGATCTGGTCATTGAGGGTCTTGATGCGACCTTCTATTCCTTTCGCAAGTTCCTGATCGACGTTGCGCTCCTTCACGACCCATTCTCGCCAGGTCTCGCCGAGTTTCGGCTCAAGTCCGACGAAGGCAAACCGCCGCCGCAACGCCAGATCGACCAGCGCAAGCGAACGGTCGGCAATGTTCATCGTGCCGATCAGGTAGAGGTTTTCCGGCACGTGAATCGGGCGGCGCTTCCCGTCCGCATCCGGATAACACAGCTCCAATGCCTCGTTCGGCGTCCGTTTGCCGGCCTCCAGGACCGTCAACAACTCACCGAATATCTGCGCGGGATTCCCCCGGTTGAACTCCTCGATCACAACAACAAAGATCGATGTCGGAGATCTTAACGCCGCATTGATGGCTTCCATGAAAACGCCATCCGCCAGCGCCAGTCTGCCGTCCCCTGTCGGCCGCCACCCTCGCACGAAGTCCTCGTAGGACAGGTTGGGATGAAACTGGACCGCACGCACCTTGCTGTCGTCCTTTTCCCCCATCAACGCATAGGCGAGACGCTTGGCAAGCCAGCTCTTCCCGGTGCCGGGCGGCCCTTGGAGAATCAGGTTTTTTCTGGACCGCAACCGCCCCAGAAGCCCCTCGATTTCCTCTCTACCAAGAAAGCAGCCTTCTTTCAGAATGTCATCGACTGCGTACGGAACAATAGGCGGTTTTTCCCGGGACGCGTCGCCGATCACATCATCAGGATCATCGACTTCGATTTCGTCTTCCTTTCCTGCCGGGGACTTGTAAAGCCATGACTCCCGGGACAATTCGGGAAACGAATGAACGGGGTAAGAAGGCTCCTGGAAGTGCGCTTCCATCGCCTCTTTCAATGCAAGGTAATCCTTTGCGCCACAACGCCCCTTGGCACCGCTCAGGTCGATCGGAACACGGAGAGAATTCGACAGATAATTTCTCGAATTGGCGTCGAGACTCGGGAAATACCATGGCCTGGTCCAGAACAGACCGAATGTCAGGTTCCACCCCACGCCCGGACGGCCGTTGGCATCGTCGAATGCATCGAGAAATTCCTGCTGGATCGCGTCGTCGTCGGACTCGGCAAACCGAATCGCCGTCGCAAATACGTTCCACAAGGAATCGATGTGGTCCGATGTGCGGTCCGCTTCAAACGGAAAATACCAGGATTTCAGATTGTTGAGGAGGGGCACCCCGTCGAACGATTCTGGTACCGGCTCTTCCACCCCAAGAAACCTGGCGAGTTCCGCTGCAACCGCCTTTCGGTTGGCAACCGTAATTCCCCGGTTGAAAAGCCCCATGGCCGTGAACGGACAGATGTCCCTGACAAATCCGGAGGTGCTGTCCGCGAAATGGTCTTCCTTCAGGTAACCAAGGACGTCGATTCGGGATGATATCTCGCGGATTCCTTCTACCAAGCGACCCCTGTCTTCACGGAAAGCGAGAAGTTTGTCGGCGACGGCCTCATAGAATCGGGTCCACGCGAACGGCTTTCGGTCGGTTGTGACCGTACCGAACCTCGCCACCCATCCGGGCGAATTGCAGAACCGCTGGATATCCTGCGGTTTCCCGTCAAATGCGAATGCGATCAATGCTTCGCGCATCCAGGTGTCAGGCAGGACCCGCCACAAGGTTTTCTGATAAGTGAAAAAATACCATTCACGGACCGGATCCAGTTTCTTCCAGTCCACCTTGACCCGTTTCCCGTCATCAAGGTTTCCGGTTACGGTGCCGACGGCCTTGATCGCCATGACCGATACGCTCTGGCCCTTGTTGTCGAATGGGAGGCCCTGCTTGCGCGTATAGGTCGCCTTGATGGCGATTCGATCCCCGGGCTGCATCGACCGAACCGCATCGGCATATTTATTCTCGTACCCGGTTTCCCATATCCCCTCCGACAGGAAACGGGACATTTGGTCATCATTGCCGCCATAAGCGGCACCGACAAGCCAGCAAGGTCGTGTCCCGATCGGATTGCCTGATTCGCTCATCCTCGTACTGCCTCCATTTGCCATTTTAAAGGGTCTCGGATTTCCTTCAGGCATTCCTGGAGCCGGGCCTCGTCGTGGGCAAGCATTGCTTCGAGAATGCGCCCGCCTCCGTCGCCGTCATTGCATCCGATGATCTTGCGGCCCAACGATCCCGACCCCATACGGATTTCACATCGCGATCATGTATCTTGCTCCGCGGCGTTCGCCGGTCTGGACGACCAGACCCGCGTCCTTGAGTTCGTTGATGCCGGCATTCCATTCGCCAACTGACAACCCGAGGGCATCGGCGAGATCGGCCCGGGCGTAGTCGCGGCTTGGCTTCATGCGTTTCAGGATTTTCCGGGCGGGTTTCGAAAGCAGGATGTCCACCTGCTCACCGTTCAAAGCGGATAAATCATGCGGTGGAGGAACCGCTTTCGGCGGGCGTCCACGACGGGCGGGCGACGGCGCCGGTTCGAGTGTCGTGGGAGCGGTAACTGCACTGCGGGGTTTACGCGTAGTCCGCGGTGCCCCAGCCGAGGCCCGTTGTGCCCGGATCCGTTCGAGCAGGACGCTCGCCGGTTCGTCGCTTGGGTCCTGCGGGACGAGTTCGCCCCGGAACGCTTTCCCTAGGATCGATTGCGTCAACCGGTCGAAGTATCCCTTAGCCTTCGCGTATCGTGTCTCGAGTTGGGCCGCGACAGCAAATAACGCCTCGACTCGACGAACGATTTCATGCTGTTCTGGAAGAGGAGGAAGATTCAGGGGAAGTTCCCGAACTCGCTTGCAATTCAACGCTTGGGGACCCGATCCGCTTCCGCTTTGCCGTGTAGTTTCATACTGGCCGCGGTACCAGTACCATAGGTATTCCGACGAAATGAGTTCCGAATAGAGCACAATGCCCGCAATGTTCTGGTTGATGGTCGCTTCGATCCGGAGAATAGCCGATTGCCCTCTGGTCTTCCCTTCCCCAATCATAGCTAACAGGACCGTACCGGGTGGCAATAGTTTTACGGAGGAGTTGTCATAACCCTCCTTGCTGATCGATTCTCGTGTTTCGCAAATGATGTTGTTCTTTACCTCGCCGGAACTGACCCAATGAATGTTCCCATTCCAATATTCAGAGCGCTTCCTGGATGGAGTGCTTCCGTTG encodes the following:
- a CDS encoding ABC transporter ATP-binding protein: MTLLARLRPYVARHAAAIILSAAGLVAAAVCGVFIPWLIRDAIDGLAMPDGASRLRRTVSLILLLALGHALLRWLSRRGLLVSAKRIEQALRGDVFAHVARLPLSFFSRVPTGDVMSRLTNDLSSIWLFMGPGVLMLTGTVVSWLLSIVFMFRISVSLTLAALAAAPFVVLASREYGRRFHRLHRESQQSLSAMNEALHEDISGIRLVKAYGLEREMAARIDVATRDYYGRNISLSRTSATFHALIGLISGLAVAFVLLLAGRQVILGGLTTGGFVAFNAYLAMLSFPTMALGWVINLFQRGAAAMGRLGEYLDQPTEPAEPADDADDAGAGEAPARGDGGEAPLVEVRGLSFSYGAGERGEVLRDVTFSIRKGEVTGLVGRTGSGKSTLLSLLLRLQPAPAGTIFFKGRDVDAAPLGELRRTISLVGQDPFLFSDSILENVCYGVPEADRAVAEAAIGHARIADEIAAMPHGLDTVIGERGISLSGGQKQRVTIARALCTGAELLLLDDALSAVDAETERAIFRELMEARGGRTILFSTHRMASLARCDKILVLEAGRIVEQGTHDELLARGGVYCRLHARQSLATELEAAT
- a CDS encoding site-2 protease family protein, with protein sequence MVLNILLFAATFITTLLSGALMSNVDILRHPEQIALGLQFSLPLLAILGVHEMGHYVAGRLHRVDVTLPYFIPFLPIPPNPGTMGAVIKIRSPFPTRNALMDIGAAGPLAGAAVAIPVLLFGLTLSHVRQLSGLGGEHFQLGEPLILKAAIRAVFGVLPVGQDVVLHPVAYAGWIGLLVTMLNLIPSGQLDGGHIAYAMFGGRYSETARLIPYALLLMGLVNPSWFVWAMILFIIGTRHPAPMFDDVPLSRGRKAIGALSLLLFILTFSPNPIS
- a CDS encoding epoxyqueuosine reductase QueH, translating into MKLLRPYPAGMSVLLHICCAPDAAHGVPALQAERFDVTGYFFNPNIHPDAEYAKRLEATRKLQEGIPFPLRVEGGREADWEAAVRGMEHEKERGKRCEACVRLRLRRTAEVALEGGFDAFASVLTVSRLKSARMVNPIGREEGERAGVAFIDADMGKNDGYNDSVRTTTRLGIYRQDYCGCRFSIRGVKSAGENAEE
- the mcrC gene encoding 5-methylcytosine-specific restriction endonuclease system specificity protein McrC; protein product: MNLLVSDRVMPADGNATGFVGRIPVRNLWLLMFYASDLFKTCGFGKGGVEDVPDDLPDLVAEILAHLVENRLRRHLGLGYRSRQATLSRVRGRIDVLDTERRQLLSRGLIACRFDELTNDTPRNRFVRLALERISRIVKASTIRHRCRSLAGTMKAMGVSGNPPTRAEISRDRIGRNDADDRFIVAAARLAYDLLLPVEDGDTNSLSLPNRDEAWVRLLFEKAVGGLYAAALGAEGWNVRCGKTLDWDVEKKTPGIDRILPSMRTDIILDHVESGRRIVIDTKFTSIVTKGWYREESLRSGYLYQIYAYLRSQVGRGDSMADHAGGLLLHPSVGEMVDETAVIQGHDIRFATVDLTASAADIRSRLLVYAV
- a CDS encoding AAA family ATPase, with the translated sequence MSESGNPIGTRPCWLVGAAYGGNDDQMSRFLSEGIWETGYENKYADAVRSMQPGDRIAIKATYTRKQGLPFDNKGQSVSVMAIKAVGTVTGNLDDGKRVKVDWKKLDPVREWYFFTYQKTLWRVLPDTWMREALIAFAFDGKPQDIQRFCNSPGWVARFGTVTTDRKPFAWTRFYEAVADKLLAFREDRGRLVEGIREISSRIDVLGYLKEDHFADSTSGFVRDICPFTAMGLFNRGITVANRKAVAAELARFLGVEEPVPESFDGVPLLNNLKSWYFPFEADRTSDHIDSLWNVFATAIRFAESDDDAIQQEFLDAFDDANGRPGVGWNLTFGLFWTRPWYFPSLDANSRNYLSNSLRVPIDLSGAKGRCGAKDYLALKEAMEAHFQEPSYPVHSFPELSRESWLYKSPAGKEDEIEVDDPDDVIGDASREKPPIVPYAVDDILKEGCFLGREEIEGLLGRLRSRKNLILQGPPGTGKSWLAKRLAYALMGEKDDSKVRAVQFHPNLSYEDFVRGWRPTGDGRLALADGVFMEAINAALRSPTSIFVVVIEEFNRGNPAQIFGELLTVLEAGKRTPNEALELCYPDADGKRRPIHVPENLYLIGTMNIADRSLALVDLALRRRFAFVGLEPKLGETWREWVVKERNVDQELAKGIEGRIKTLNDQIGGDPRLGKQFRIGHSYVTPAYRLEEGDTLEWFRQVVRTEIGPLLEEYWFDSPEDAAKASEKLLHEW
- a CDS encoding restriction endonuclease subunit S; amino-acid sequence: MSELPKGWATSTIGELFESHGGGTPDRSNPDYWNGEIPWLSSGDIKSAIISSATETITLLAIEKSSARMCRPGSILIVVRSGILKHTLPVSILATDAAVNQDIKCFDSGNDDLNRWLAISLRASSQELLSENREGTTVQSVKSETLNNFSLPVPPLAEQRRIVAKLEALVGKVDDCRKRLDKIPILLKRFRQSVLAAACSGRLTADWRERNRESSSPVFIGTPDENLPELWRSCCINDIGKVGNGSTPSRKRSEYWNGNIHWVSSGEVKNNIICETRESISKEGYDNSSVKLLPPGTVLLAMIGEGKTRGQSAILRIEATINQNIAGIVLYSELISSEYLWYWYRGQYETTRQSGSGSGPQALNCKRVRELPLNLPPLPEQHEIVRRVEALFAVAAQLETRYAKAKGYFDRLTQSILGKAFRGELVPQDPSDEPASVLLERIRAQRASAGAPRTTRKPRSAVTAPTTLEPAPSPARRGRPPKAVPPPHDLSALNGEQVDILLSKPARKILKRMKPSRDYARADLADALGLSVGEWNAGINELKDAGLVVQTGERRGARYMIAM